The DNA segment GCCGCGCGCAAAAAGTAGGTGCTGTTCACTCCCGGAATTTCCACGGGATATTGGAAGGCCAGAAACACCCCCGCGCGGGCGCGTTCCTCCGGATCCAGATCCAACAAATCTTCACCCAGATATTTCACCGTGCCTTCGGTCACTTCGTAGCCCTCGCGACCCGCCAGAATGGCGGCCAGCGTGCTCTTGCCGCTGCCGTTCAGTCCCATCAAGGCGTGAACTTCGCCAGGATAAATGGTCAGGCTGAAGCCTTTGAGAATTTGCTTGTTCTCCACACCGGCGTGGAGGTTGTTGATTTCAAGAATAGGTTGCGTGCTCATGGAATAAATTCGTTTTCTGTTTTAGCCGGGATCGTTCCGGCCCTTGTCGCAAGGCGACCTGAAACTCAGCCGACACTCCCTTCCAAACTGACGCCGAGGAGCTTCTGCGCTTCCACGGCAAACTCCATCGGCAGCTCTTTGAATACTTCCTTGCAAAAGCCGTTCACGATCATGTTCACGGCGTCCTGCGTTTGAATGCCGCGCTGGTTGCAATAAAAAATCTGGTCCTCGCCGATCTTCGACGTGGTCGCCTCGTGTTCGACCGACGCGGTGGAGTTTTTCACCTCAATGTACGGAAACGTGTGTGCGCCGCACTTCGAACCGATCAACATCGAGTCGCATTGCGAAAAATTTCGCGCGTGGGCCGCGGTCTTTTGAATTTTTACCAGGCCGCGATAACTGTTCTGGCTGCGCCCGGCCGAGATGCCCTTGGAAACAATCGTACTGCGGGTGTTCTTGCCGATGTGAATCATCTTCGTCCCGGTGTCCGCCTGCTGATAGTTGTTGGTGACCGCCACGGAATAGAATTCTCCTTTCGAGTTGTCACCAAGCAACACACAACTCGGATATTTCCAGGTAATCGCCGAACCCGTCTCGACCTGAGTCCAGGTGATGCGCGAGTTTTTACCTTTGCACAAACCGCGCTTGGTCACGAAATTGTAAATGCCGCCCACCCCGTTCTCGTCGCCCGGATACCAATTCTGCACCGTGCTGTATTTGATTTGCGCGTTGTCGAGCGCCACCAGTTCCACGACCGCCGCGTGCAACTGATTTTCATCGCGCATCGGCGCAGTGCAACCTTCCAGGTAACTGACCTGCCCGCCCTCATCGGCAATGATCAACGTGCGCTCAAACTGTCCCGACTTGGCGGCGTTGATGCGGAAGTAGGTCGAAAGTTCCATCGGACACCGCACGCCTTTCGGGATGTAACAAAACGAACCATCCGTGAAGACCGCGGAATTCAACGCGGCGTAAAAATTATCCGTATAGGGCACCACGGAGCCGATGTATTTTCGGACCAGTTCCGAATGTTTTTGAATCGCCTCACTCATCGAGCAGAAGATGATGCCCTTTTCCGCGAGCTGCTTCTGGTAAGTCGTGCCGACGCTGACGCTGTCAAACACCGCATCCACCGCCACCCCCGCGAGCTGCTCGCGTTCCCGCAGCGGGATGCCAAGCTTCTCGTAAGTTTCGAGCAGCTTGGGATCAACCTCATCGAGACTCTTCGGCGCGTCTTTTTTCTGCTTCGGCGCCGAGTAATACGTGATGTCCTGGAAATCCGGCGTGGGGAATTTTACAAACTGCCACCGGGGCTCGGTCAGAGTGAGCCAATGCCGGTACGCCTTGAGCCGCCATTCCGTCATCCACTCCGGCTCTTTTTTCTTCGCTGAAATCAACCGGATGATGTCTTCATTCAATCCCGGCGGCGCGGACTCCGCCTCCACATCGGTATAAAAACCGTATTTATATTCCTGTTTGACCAGGGTCTCGATGGTTTCCGTTGCTGTGCTCATGCAAAATTATTTCTTCTTGGCGCAATCCGTGCAGACGCCGTGAACCGCGATTTCGTAATAGTCCACCCTGAATCCTTTGGGGCGCGGCACCGCCGTGGCCCCTTCGGTCAGAGCGACATCGAACACCGCACCGCATTGGTCGCAGTAATAGTGGCAGTGCTCCTCCATGTTAGGACAGAACCGCGCCGCGCCACGCTCCAATTGCACCTGGCGCACCAGCCGGCATGAAACCAAGGCGTCCAGACAATTGTAAACCGTGGCGTGAGAAATCTCCGGCATCGCTTTCTTGGCGCGACTGTAAATCTCCTCCGCCGTCGGATGATCCCGCTTGGCGAGCAGCACGTCATAGACGCACCGCCGCTGCGGCGTGAAGCGGAAGCCGCTCGTCGCCAGACGTTCGCTCAAATCTGCTTGGTTCACCGGGTGTTTCATCCCTGCCTACTAGACGCCCCAGTGTAGCGACTCACCCCGCGCCGTCAATAATTAGAATTATTCTAAATCCAAGCCACGTTGCCTCAGATTAAAAGACCCCGGAGCGATTTCCGATGAGACGCGCCTTCGCGGAACATCGGACGGGCGAGCATCGCGACGGACCAGAGCCGGAGGTTGAAAAGCTCCTCGGCCTTGAGTTGCACAGCCGGAAAGCAACCGGGAGTCTGCGAAAAGGCAATGACAACCTTTTGTTGCATATGCGACAAAAGGTTGTCGCCGAGCAGGCGCGGTCGAACGTGCGCAGTCGCCGGCTGGCGACCCGAGTAGTCCCACTCGCTGCCGCCGCGCCGGTTGTCCCAAATAATCGGATGGTAAAAGCCGTTGGGATTTTCGCCATTGCACAATTGACCGGCTCCGCGCACCCTGCCAGCGGCGCTGAACGCAATTCGCCGCCATCGGTTGAACATGAAAATTCCGCAACTGCCCGCCACCAACCTGCGTCCGCATCCTTACTCCGGCCCCTCGCGAACCGAGGTGCTGGCCCAACGCCAGCGTTATGTCCACCCCAGCATTTTCCACTATTATCGCGAGCCGCTCATGCTGGTGGAGGGACAAATGCAATACGTCTGGGACGAGCAAGGCCGGCGTTATCTCGACGGCTTGGGCGGCATCGTCACCGTGAGCGTGGGCCATTGTCATCCGCACGTCGTGGCGGCGGGCAATCGCCAAAGCGAAATGCTGCAACACGCCACCACCATTTATCTGCACCCGAACCTGGGCGCGTTCGCCGAGAAACTGGCGTCCAAGTTGTCGGGTGATCTCAAGGTTTGTTACTTCGTCAACTCCGGCTCGGAAGCCAACGATCTCGCGCTGTTGATGGCGCGCGTTTACACCGGCAACTACGACGTCATCGCCCTGCGTAATGCTTATCACGGCGGTAACGCTTCCGGGATGACCGTCACCGCGCACAGCACTTGGAAATACAACGTGCCGCACAGCTTCGGCGTGCATCATGCCATCGCACCCTACCCGTATCGCGGGCCGTATGGCTATGACGACGCGGACGCCGGTCGCAAATACGCGGATGATGTCAAATCGTTGATTGATTACGCCACGCCCGGCAAGGTCGCGGCATTCATTGCGGAATCCATCCAGGGCGTCGGCGGTTTTGTCGAATTCCCGTCTGGTTACCTCCAGCAGACTTACGAACACATCCGCGCGGCCGGCGGCGTTTGCATTGCCGACGAAGTGCAAACCGGATTCGGACGGCTCGGCACGCATTTCTGGGGCTTTGAAACGCAGGACGTCGTCCCCGACATCGTGACGATGGCCAAAGGCATTGGCAACGGCTGCCCACTCGGCGCGGTGGTGACGACCCCGCAGATTGCCGCGGCCTTGACCGGTAAAATTCACTTCAACACGTTCGGTGGTAATCCCGTCGCCAGTGCGATGGGCAAAGCCGTCCTCGAAGTCATCGAGAAAGAAAAACTTCAAGAGAACGCGCTCAAGCTGGGTACGCGCATCAAAAGTGGTTTGGAGCAACTGAAGGCCAAGCATCCGCACATTGGCGATGTGCGCGGCAGCGGTCTGTTGCTGGGCATTGAGATTGTCCAAGATCGAAAGACCAAAGCCCCCGGTAAAGCCGAATGTGCGGCGGTTCACGAAGCCGCCCGAGAAATGGGACTGCTCGTTGGTAAAGGCGGCTTTTGGAGTCAAACCATTCGCCTCGCCCCACCCATGTGCATCAACGCCGCAGATGCGGATTTTATCGTCGAGGTATTTGACGCGGCATTTACGAAATTGGATTCGTAAGCCCCTCCGCTGCGGCAAAAAGCGGCGGTAAACGCGCCGCAGTCCAGACGCTTCGCGACTGTCAAACGCCACCAAACCGCATTGCTGCCAAGCTGGGCGGTTTTGACACCCAGAATACAGTCGCGCCCGTGAAGCAGTTTCGAGTGCTCGTCCACGGTAAAGATTTCGCAATGCGTGAGAATGATCGGCCCGAACCGCATATACTTGGATTCTGCACAACCGTTTATGTGGAACGCACGGATCAGAACGACGAACGGCAGCCAGCCGAGGCCGCAGTTGCCGTGTGGGTTAACGAAGAGCAAATCCAGTGATGCGCTGGCCGACGGGATTCGGCGGCGGCCGGCCAATCAGGATGAAGATGGTGTGTGAACTTGGAATCCAGTTACGGAATCTCTTTCAGTTGGTAGAAAATGGGGGTGTTCGTGGCGGGCAACGACAAGGGCACGAGCACATTGGTCTGCTGGAATCCAAGCAACGCTTCCCAAATCACCGGGGGCATGAGGCTGTCGGTCACCTGCAATTGATAGTTCGTGCCCGGTCGCCCATAGACGGCCAATTGCCGCGTTTGGTCGGGAGTCACCCATCCTTCGAGCAGCGGATGACGTTGCACCACCACCGCCCGGCCAACGCCGTTGACGTGGTTGGTGTAAAGATGATCTCCGGGCTTGTAACCGGCGAGGTTGGTGACGACGAGGCGGACGAACTGCGACCAGCCATCGGGCGCGGCGGTA comes from the Verrucomicrobiia bacterium genome and includes:
- the sufB gene encoding Fe-S cluster assembly protein SufB, which translates into the protein MSTATETIETLVKQEYKYGFYTDVEAESAPPGLNEDIIRLISAKKKEPEWMTEWRLKAYRHWLTLTEPRWQFVKFPTPDFQDITYYSAPKQKKDAPKSLDEVDPKLLETYEKLGIPLREREQLAGVAVDAVFDSVSVGTTYQKQLAEKGIIFCSMSEAIQKHSELVRKYIGSVVPYTDNFYAALNSAVFTDGSFCYIPKGVRCPMELSTYFRINAAKSGQFERTLIIADEGGQVSYLEGCTAPMRDENQLHAAVVELVALDNAQIKYSTVQNWYPGDENGVGGIYNFVTKRGLCKGKNSRITWTQVETGSAITWKYPSCVLLGDNSKGEFYSVAVTNNYQQADTGTKMIHIGKNTRSTIVSKGISAGRSQNSYRGLVKIQKTAAHARNFSQCDSMLIGSKCGAHTFPYIEVKNSTASVEHEATTSKIGEDQIFYCNQRGIQTQDAVNMIVNGFCKEVFKELPMEFAVEAQKLLGVSLEGSVG
- a CDS encoding transcriptional repressor — encoded protein: MNQADLSERLATSGFRFTPQRRCVYDVLLAKRDHPTAEEIYSRAKKAMPEISHATVYNCLDALVSCRLVRQVQLERGAARFCPNMEEHCHYYCDQCGAVFDVALTEGATAVPRPKGFRVDYYEIAVHGVCTDCAKKK
- a CDS encoding aminotransferase class III-fold pyridoxal phosphate-dependent enzyme — protein: MKIPQLPATNLRPHPYSGPSRTEVLAQRQRYVHPSIFHYYREPLMLVEGQMQYVWDEQGRRYLDGLGGIVTVSVGHCHPHVVAAGNRQSEMLQHATTIYLHPNLGAFAEKLASKLSGDLKVCYFVNSGSEANDLALLMARVYTGNYDVIALRNAYHGGNASGMTVTAHSTWKYNVPHSFGVHHAIAPYPYRGPYGYDDADAGRKYADDVKSLIDYATPGKVAAFIAESIQGVGGFVEFPSGYLQQTYEHIRAAGGVCIADEVQTGFGRLGTHFWGFETQDVVPDIVTMAKGIGNGCPLGAVVTTPQIAAALTGKIHFNTFGGNPVASAMGKAVLEVIEKEKLQENALKLGTRIKSGLEQLKAKHPHIGDVRGSGLLLGIEIVQDRKTKAPGKAECAAVHEAAREMGLLVGKGGFWSQTIRLAPPMCINAADADFIVEVFDAAFTKLDS